In one window of Cytophagaceae bacterium ABcell3 DNA:
- a CDS encoding PKD domain-containing protein, translated as MRRLLSILAVAVSLLLNQQTYGQCPDPQLFDLQLLEASSAPVWVNNIENQSSPDEFTLELYAPEDVHDYTIDFGDGSPIVSGTLWEAGTPIAHTYPLGQYTVTLTETRNGCTTTITGTLINDRKPGASAIPPTDMASGCVPHELTFVNQTTNASPFTRFVWDWGDGNIVHADASTVGESISHIYERGRAGCNMTVKLTAISLSDSSFSTYGPYDMWDLDSTAIEASALELCNGDTITFTDVTLYNCNNSARRIQWDLREVGGELTNWLPNTPQNKVQQAYVDGPVGSTFTVFLADSNICGVRTSSVTVRIVDSPDAEIQPDKEQVCVDEPIVFRNTTSGNVARYRWNFGDNTGWRNTNNSNSMTYAYDEPGVYEVTLVAEVAGSTQCSDTATVQIEVLQSPEANFTPDVREGCNPLEVNIENESTNASTYRWYLDDSLISESEVPEKINLNRPGVYELRLVTANAVGCEDSKSTTLYTYPQITVDAEVEAGCQNHAIEVRDLSSLGPGSNNNNANNCATGNILFEQFDGMGGPHVNMADIANQPPLAENSGLLPELSTGPHNEGDFGARVRGFICPPRSGSYTFWIAADGEAELWLSTDEDPENKSRIAYLNQGVADGDYDRFNSQRSHNIQLTPGQRVYIEILYKKEGFGENHLSVAWRRPGSGDREAPISGEHLAPFSVGGGITQWHWDFGDGIGSSELQNPEYVYADTGEYEITLTASSGRCSDTQSFPITIHPAPEADFSVTDLEGCGTFQTNILNLSRNAEAFRVYWSDTSSYFTPDADWDSLSYEYNNFSDGVKEFNISLVAEGEVGCKDSLTKNVIVHPSPSIDLSHNPVLPQCSPAEIEFAAIGSGFDEYVWKFGRDDTVSTAQRNISHTFSNQSLVLQYDTVRVNGLAPGGCVATAYRVIATYPEVLPEIVIEGDDCSGAELSLSVKGHFTSYQWDLGEGNESTEPNPTQVYYSNNPGAPEEYTVRVQVQNPFGCSGTAEKEVVINPVPTADFEFLDAPEGCSPLTVNIENLSTNVNGEIYSWNLGEGVEDMTEMEFSYTWVNDKLRNDSIPVNLVVQNEYGCADSTSESVVVYYKPKADYEANLTEGCAPLEVAFTNLSSGAERFYWAEGISNPLGNNKDLDYTFRNNSNSSDTISVRLIAVSEYSCRDTTVQEIVIFPTPEAAFEFLQPGQGCTPLVLDIQNMSSNSSDEVFVWNLEGEDMEIETLSFEHIWENAEFTDKEVNVSLYAENRYGCTDSTSESVTIYPRAKAGFDADVVEGCSPLEVNFSNHSEGASEYLWSSNQNPLLGEDSDLSYIFENNTAEAQVIKVELLATTEHACSDTTHMNIEVNPTPQASFEFVQPAQGCTPLVLDIRNMSSNNSGESFMWNLEGEDTEIESLNFDHTWENNEFSDQEVSVRLVVENRYGCTDSTSESVTIYPRAKADFDADVVEGCSPLEVNFSNLSEGASAYLWSSNRNPHLGDNQDLTHVFENNSSEVNELEVVLVATTEHACNDTAYMSIEVSPKPIASFTFLQPSQGCSPLELDIRNNSSSDNDEEYLWDLGAGEEIREGDFSFLWENMGSVEKEVSSILYVTNKFGCSDTASRGVTIFPKPVAAFEADKYEGCEPLEVNFSNLSENASSYLWYDNDNLLDNKEHLMHTFNNAEMSEEIHGVTLIAISDHSCKDTLHQEVTVVKRPVSRFNLSSVNVYAGDTVFIENLSEEGSNYLWDFDNGHTSNEKDPVQYIFTDDGVFDVGLIVANAFCEDSSSNQVTVTKVPPVADFTGGGSGCGSITVTFQNKSSHGSRFIWDFGDGNVIETTSLSAISYTFYNYSVEEKVFNVKLTVVGPGGEAEKIEYEAIVLMPLPEVDFEPRPREVYIPNEVTFVNDTRNAVSYEWDFGDGNVSNQAEPVIAYEEPGEYDVTLTATNEYGCSVTRTLPAAVKAREGGRLVMPNAFTPRVGGSGGNAVGTGLNDVFSPGFFTGVEEYELLIFNKWGSLIFESNDINIGWDGYYDNRLCEEGVYVYKVKVRYINGNVQEILGDVTLLRGN; from the coding sequence ATGAGAAGACTACTATCAATTCTGGCAGTTGCTGTTTCGCTTTTATTGAATCAGCAGACATATGGTCAATGTCCGGATCCGCAGCTTTTTGATTTGCAACTTTTAGAAGCATCATCTGCTCCGGTTTGGGTAAATAATATAGAAAATCAATCTTCACCTGATGAATTTACTTTGGAGTTATATGCTCCGGAGGATGTACATGACTACACAATAGATTTTGGCGACGGCAGTCCCATTGTAAGCGGCACCTTATGGGAGGCCGGAACTCCTATTGCGCACACTTACCCTTTGGGGCAATATACGGTTACATTAACAGAAACACGCAATGGTTGCACTACAACTATTACTGGTACTTTAATCAATGACCGTAAGCCAGGGGCATCTGCTATTCCTCCAACAGATATGGCCAGCGGATGTGTGCCGCATGAGCTAACTTTTGTTAACCAGACTACCAATGCATCTCCTTTTACCCGCTTTGTCTGGGACTGGGGCGACGGAAATATTGTTCATGCGGATGCCAGCACGGTAGGGGAGTCAATTAGTCATATTTATGAGCGGGGAAGGGCAGGGTGTAATATGACTGTTAAACTTACTGCCATTAGCTTAAGTGATTCTAGCTTTTCTACCTATGGCCCTTATGATATGTGGGACTTGGACAGCACAGCTATTGAGGCTTCTGCACTAGAGCTCTGTAATGGCGATACCATTACTTTTACTGACGTTACATTATATAATTGTAACAACAGTGCGAGAAGAATTCAGTGGGATCTAAGGGAGGTTGGCGGTGAGCTGACCAATTGGTTGCCAAACACGCCTCAAAATAAAGTGCAGCAGGCTTATGTGGATGGCCCTGTTGGCTCTACGTTTACAGTTTTTCTTGCTGATTCCAACATTTGTGGGGTCAGGACATCATCGGTCACTGTTCGAATTGTTGATTCTCCAGACGCTGAAATACAACCTGACAAGGAACAGGTTTGTGTTGATGAACCAATTGTATTTAGAAATACTACTTCGGGCAATGTGGCCAGATACCGGTGGAATTTTGGCGACAATACAGGCTGGCGTAACACCAACAATAGTAATAGCATGACTTATGCTTATGATGAACCAGGTGTGTATGAGGTGACGCTTGTAGCAGAAGTTGCCGGGTCTACCCAATGTTCTGATACTGCCACTGTTCAGATAGAGGTCTTGCAATCTCCTGAAGCAAACTTTACTCCTGATGTTCGCGAAGGGTGCAATCCTTTGGAGGTAAATATAGAAAATGAGTCTACTAATGCTTCTACTTATAGATGGTACCTTGACGACTCCCTGATAAGCGAAAGCGAGGTGCCAGAGAAAATAAACCTGAATCGGCCTGGTGTATATGAACTTAGGCTAGTAACAGCCAATGCCGTGGGGTGCGAAGATAGCAAGTCAACTACCTTATATACCTATCCTCAAATAACTGTAGACGCAGAAGTAGAGGCAGGTTGTCAAAATCATGCCATTGAAGTCAGGGACTTGTCTTCTCTAGGGCCTGGATCTAATAATAACAACGCGAACAATTGTGCGACTGGCAATATCTTGTTTGAGCAGTTTGATGGGATGGGTGGCCCTCATGTAAACATGGCAGATATTGCTAATCAGCCCCCTTTAGCTGAAAATAGTGGACTGCTGCCTGAACTTTCTACTGGGCCACATAACGAGGGCGATTTTGGTGCAAGGGTTCGTGGCTTTATTTGTCCTCCTAGGTCAGGGAGCTATACTTTTTGGATTGCCGCTGACGGTGAAGCAGAGCTTTGGTTAAGCACTGACGAAGATCCCGAAAACAAAAGTAGAATTGCATATTTGAATCAAGGGGTTGCAGATGGTGACTATGATCGGTTTAACAGCCAAAGGTCTCATAATATTCAGCTGACACCAGGGCAGCGGGTATATATAGAGATTTTATACAAAAAAGAAGGTTTTGGAGAAAACCACCTTTCTGTAGCCTGGAGAAGGCCAGGTTCTGGGGATCGTGAAGCGCCTATCAGTGGCGAACATCTTGCTCCTTTTTCTGTAGGCGGGGGCATTACTCAGTGGCACTGGGATTTTGGTGATGGAATAGGCTCCTCTGAGCTTCAAAATCCAGAATATGTTTATGCTGATACCGGAGAATATGAAATTACGCTCACAGCTTCTTCTGGAAGATGCTCGGACACACAGTCTTTTCCAATAACCATACATCCTGCACCTGAGGCTGATTTCAGTGTTACAGACCTTGAAGGTTGTGGGACTTTTCAAACCAATATTCTTAATTTATCTAGAAACGCTGAAGCTTTTAGGGTTTATTGGAGTGATACCAGTAGCTATTTTACGCCTGATGCAGACTGGGACTCCCTTTCTTATGAATATAACAACTTTTCTGATGGGGTAAAGGAATTCAATATCTCTCTGGTTGCTGAGGGAGAGGTTGGTTGTAAAGATTCATTGACCAAAAACGTCATTGTGCACCCTTCGCCTTCCATAGATTTATCGCATAATCCTGTGTTGCCTCAATGTAGTCCTGCGGAAATTGAGTTTGCTGCTATTGGCAGTGGGTTTGATGAATATGTATGGAAGTTCGGAAGAGATGACACTGTTAGTACTGCCCAAAGAAATATAAGTCATACCTTTAGCAATCAATCATTGGTTCTACAATATGACACTGTTCGTGTTAATGGGTTGGCACCTGGAGGATGTGTGGCAACGGCTTATAGGGTTATTGCTACTTATCCTGAAGTTTTACCTGAAATCGTCATAGAGGGAGATGATTGTAGTGGAGCTGAATTGTCTTTATCTGTCAAAGGCCATTTCACATCTTACCAATGGGATCTTGGAGAAGGCAATGAAAGCACTGAGCCTAATCCGACCCAAGTATATTATAGCAACAATCCTGGAGCTCCTGAAGAGTATACCGTCAGGGTACAGGTTCAAAACCCGTTTGGGTGTTCAGGTACCGCAGAAAAGGAAGTTGTTATTAATCCTGTTCCCACGGCTGACTTTGAGTTCTTGGATGCACCAGAAGGCTGTTCGCCACTTACGGTCAACATAGAAAACTTATCTACCAATGTAAATGGTGAAATATATTCATGGAACCTTGGTGAAGGGGTAGAAGATATGACTGAAATGGAATTCTCTTATACTTGGGTGAATGATAAATTGAGGAATGATTCCATACCTGTCAATTTGGTTGTGCAAAATGAATATGGGTGTGCTGACTCAACTTCGGAATCTGTTGTAGTTTACTATAAGCCTAAAGCAGATTATGAGGCCAATTTGACAGAGGGTTGCGCACCATTAGAGGTCGCTTTTACAAACTTGAGTAGTGGTGCAGAGCGTTTTTATTGGGCTGAAGGCATTAGCAACCCTTTAGGAAACAACAAAGATCTTGATTATACCTTTAGAAATAATTCCAACAGTTCTGATACGATAAGTGTCAGGCTAATAGCTGTTTCGGAATATTCATGTAGAGATACTACGGTTCAAGAAATAGTTATTTTTCCTACACCAGAAGCAGCGTTCGAGTTTTTACAGCCCGGCCAAGGCTGTACTCCCCTTGTCCTGGACATTCAAAATATGTCATCTAATAGCAGCGATGAGGTATTTGTCTGGAATCTAGAGGGAGAAGACATGGAAATAGAAACGCTAAGCTTTGAGCATATTTGGGAGAATGCAGAGTTCACTGATAAAGAAGTTAATGTAAGCCTCTACGCAGAAAACCGTTACGGATGTACCGACAGCACTTCCGAATCTGTCACAATATATCCTCGTGCAAAAGCTGGTTTTGATGCAGATGTTGTCGAGGGTTGCTCTCCTTTAGAAGTAAACTTTTCCAATCATAGTGAAGGGGCAAGCGAATATTTGTGGTCAAGTAACCAAAATCCTCTTTTGGGAGAGGACAGTGACTTGAGTTATATTTTTGAAAATAATACTGCTGAAGCACAAGTGATTAAAGTGGAATTACTGGCCACGACTGAACATGCTTGTAGTGATACGACCCATATGAATATAGAGGTAAACCCTACACCACAAGCTTCTTTTGAGTTTGTACAGCCTGCCCAAGGTTGCACCCCTCTTGTGTTGGATATTCGAAACATGTCATCTAATAATAGTGGCGAATCCTTTATGTGGAATTTGGAGGGAGAAGACACGGAGATAGAATCCCTTAACTTTGATCATACATGGGAGAATAATGAATTCAGCGACCAAGAAGTTTCTGTAAGATTGGTAGTAGAAAACCGTTACGGGTGCACCGACAGCACTTCCGAATCTGTCACTATATACCCTCGTGCAAAAGCTGATTTTGATGCAGATGTTGTTGAGGGTTGTTCTCCGCTAGAAGTAAACTTTTCTAATCTTAGTGAAGGTGCAAGCGCATATTTGTGGTCAAGTAACCGAAACCCTCACTTAGGGGACAATCAAGATTTGACCCATGTATTTGAGAATAATTCTTCAGAGGTTAACGAACTGGAGGTGGTGTTAGTAGCTACTACAGAGCATGCTTGTAATGATACCGCTTATATGTCTATAGAAGTAAGTCCAAAGCCGATCGCTTCTTTTACCTTCCTTCAACCGTCTCAGGGGTGCAGTCCTTTAGAACTGGATATTAGAAACAACTCTTCAAGCGACAATGATGAAGAATATCTTTGGGATTTGGGTGCCGGGGAAGAGATACGTGAAGGTGACTTCTCCTTTCTATGGGAAAATATGGGTAGTGTTGAAAAGGAGGTGAGTTCCATTCTTTATGTAACCAACAAGTTTGGATGTTCTGACACCGCTTCTCGGGGTGTAACAATATTTCCAAAACCTGTGGCAGCTTTTGAAGCTGATAAATATGAGGGCTGTGAGCCTTTGGAGGTTAATTTTTCAAATTTAAGTGAAAATGCTTCTTCTTATTTATGGTATGACAATGATAATCTTTTAGACAACAAAGAACACCTGATGCATACTTTCAATAATGCTGAAATGTCTGAGGAGATCCACGGAGTTACATTGATTGCCATATCAGATCATTCCTGCAAGGATACTTTACATCAGGAAGTTACTGTTGTCAAAAGGCCTGTTTCCCGGTTTAATTTGTCTTCTGTAAATGTGTATGCCGGAGATACGGTATTTATTGAGAATCTTTCGGAAGAAGGCAGTAATTATTTATGGGATTTTGACAACGGACATACATCCAATGAAAAAGATCCTGTTCAGTACATCTTTACTGATGATGGTGTATTTGATGTTGGCTTGATTGTGGCAAATGCTTTCTGCGAAGACTCTTCAAGCAATCAGGTAACAGTGACTAAGGTTCCACCAGTGGCTGATTTTACGGGCGGAGGCTCTGGTTGTGGGAGTATAACTGTGACATTTCAGAATAAATCCTCTCATGGCAGCCGGTTTATTTGGGACTTTGGGGATGGCAATGTCATTGAAACTACTTCTCTATCTGCGATCTCGTATACTTTTTATAATTATAGCGTGGAGGAGAAGGTGTTTAATGTCAAGCTTACTGTTGTTGGGCCTGGTGGCGAGGCTGAGAAGATTGAATATGAAGCCATCGTGTTGATGCCATTGCCGGAAGTTGACTTTGAGCCTCGTCCTCGAGAAGTTTACATTCCCAATGAGGTAACCTTTGTTAACGATACACGCAATGCAGTTTCTTATGAATGGGATTTTGGAGATGGAAACGTTTCTAACCAAGCGGAGCCTGTAATAGCTTATGAAGAACCTGGCGAGTATGATGTTACCCTTACCGCTACCAATGAGTATGGATGTTCTGTCACCAGAACATTGCCAGCGGCAGTCAAGGCAAGGGAAGGCGGGCGTTTAGTAATGCCTAATGCTTTTACCCCTCGTGTAGGCGGGTCTGGTGGCAATGCTGTTGGTACTGGTCTGAACGATGTATTCTCTCCTGGTTTTTTCACTGGGGTAGAAGAGTATGAATTGCTGATTTTTAATAAATGGGGTTCTTTAATTTTTGAAAGCAACGATATCAACATCGGCTGGGATGGCTATTATGATAATAGATTGTGTGAGGAAGGGGTCTATGTGTATAAAGTAAAAGTGAGATATATAAATGGAAATGTCCAAGAAATTTTAGGGGATGTTACGCTTCTGCGTGGTAACTAA
- a CDS encoding site-2 protease family protein, which yields MKWSWNIGRIAGIRILIHWTFLLLIAWIAFAEAGRGADLTGILLTVGFVLTIFGCVVLHELGHSLTARKYNIGTRKITLLPIGGVASLEKMPEDPKQELAIAVAGPAVNVAIALVLLFFIPFDQIPVEEEELAAISRENFLFSLFSVNVILVLFNIIPAFPMDGGRIFRALLALKMDRIKATNIASKTGQVVAIAFIFIGLFYNLFLVFIGIFVFYAAHAENLHVQHFDLLKGYTIRDAMMTSFMVLHPENTVKDAVDKLLAGSDQDFLVEDEGKPIGLVSTNNILAALKDNKMEHPVTEIMRRQFDTFQADDKLTEVFAAAQKSKSTFFPVLEGERVIGVINQNNVNEFLMVQSVLKQ from the coding sequence ATGAAATGGTCATGGAACATTGGCCGGATAGCCGGCATTAGAATTCTAATTCACTGGACTTTCCTGCTACTAATTGCTTGGATCGCCTTTGCCGAAGCTGGCAGAGGAGCCGATTTGACAGGCATTTTATTAACTGTCGGTTTTGTTCTTACTATTTTTGGCTGTGTTGTATTGCATGAGCTAGGACACTCACTGACTGCCAGAAAATACAACATCGGCACCCGCAAAATTACGCTGTTGCCCATTGGCGGGGTGGCAAGCCTTGAAAAAATGCCCGAAGACCCAAAGCAAGAATTGGCTATTGCCGTTGCTGGTCCGGCGGTAAATGTGGCAATAGCACTTGTATTGCTCTTTTTTATACCGTTTGACCAAATCCCTGTAGAGGAAGAGGAACTAGCGGCCATTTCAAGGGAAAACTTTTTGTTCAGCCTATTTTCTGTCAATGTCATATTAGTCCTTTTTAACATCATTCCAGCATTTCCTATGGACGGTGGAAGAATTTTCCGGGCATTGCTGGCTCTAAAAATGGACAGGATAAAGGCTACAAACATTGCATCCAAAACAGGGCAAGTAGTGGCCATTGCATTTATTTTTATAGGCTTGTTTTACAACCTCTTTTTAGTATTTATAGGTATATTTGTGTTTTATGCCGCCCATGCAGAAAATTTGCATGTGCAACATTTTGATTTATTGAAAGGCTATACCATTCGGGATGCAATGATGACCAGTTTTATGGTTCTTCATCCTGAAAATACAGTAAAAGATGCGGTAGATAAGCTTCTAGCTGGTTCAGATCAAGATTTCCTGGTCGAAGATGAAGGCAAACCTATAGGCTTGGTTTCTACCAATAATATTCTTGCGGCCCTGAAAGACAATAAAATGGAACATCCTGTAACAGAAATCATGCGTAGGCAATTTGATACCTTTCAGGCAGATGACAAACTAACAGAAGTATTTGCCGCTGCCCAGAAATCAAAAAGTACGTTTTTCCCGGTCTTGGAAGGAGAAAGGGTCATCGGCGTAATAAACCAAAACAATGTAAATGAATTTTTAATGGTGCAGTCTGTGCTAAAACAGTGA
- a CDS encoding type IX secretion system membrane protein PorP/SprF, which yields MKQVYQNIIKFTVALVLLANLSHAQDFQLTQFYASPLLLNPGFAGATGQNRATLHNRVQWTGLAKPYRAHVASFDHSMPQQRSGIGVMVASEVNGTSRFRTQTANVVYSHRIDVNSSWSIRPGLQFGVGNRRIDYSQLVFGDQIYERGLTGTQEDFSNMNSRYFFDVASGVVVHNSQVWIGFSAHHLNRPDVTFVRSGEALPIRMSVHGGAKINLDNNRIRSSYKSRPDNVLIPSFNYKQQGNFRQLDLGMYWNYEPIIVGAWYRGIPVFSSEEGYPFRDAVAILVGTKFNGFYFGYSYDFTVSRMEVYNSGGAHELSISYVFPERRKKKPKKRRDMIIPCPDF from the coding sequence ATGAAACAGGTTTACCAAAATATCATCAAGTTTACAGTTGCTCTAGTTTTGCTGGCAAACTTATCTCATGCCCAAGATTTTCAACTGACACAGTTTTATGCATCTCCTTTGTTGCTAAACCCTGGTTTTGCTGGGGCCACTGGCCAAAACCGGGCAACTTTGCATAATAGGGTTCAGTGGACTGGGTTGGCAAAGCCTTATAGAGCACATGTAGCATCATTTGACCATAGTATGCCTCAACAAAGAAGCGGAATTGGTGTAATGGTAGCTTCTGAAGTTAACGGAACGTCCAGGTTTAGGACCCAGACAGCTAATGTTGTTTATAGCCATAGGATAGATGTCAACTCTTCGTGGAGTATTCGTCCAGGGTTACAATTTGGGGTGGGTAACCGTAGGATCGATTATAGTCAACTCGTGTTTGGGGATCAGATTTATGAAAGGGGATTGACGGGCACACAGGAGGACTTTTCTAATATGAACAGTAGGTATTTCTTTGATGTGGCCTCTGGAGTAGTTGTGCACAACAGTCAAGTTTGGATAGGTTTTTCAGCGCATCACCTGAACCGTCCTGATGTTACTTTTGTGCGAAGTGGAGAAGCGCTGCCTATCCGTATGTCTGTGCACGGAGGTGCAAAAATTAACCTCGATAACAATAGGATAAGAAGCTCCTATAAATCACGTCCGGACAATGTGTTGATTCCTTCCTTTAATTATAAGCAGCAAGGTAATTTTAGGCAATTGGATTTGGGGATGTACTGGAATTATGAACCTATTATTGTGGGGGCATGGTACCGCGGTATTCCAGTCTTCTCTTCCGAAGAGGGGTATCCTTTCAGGGATGCGGTAGCTATTTTGGTAGGGACTAAGTTTAATGGGTTCTATTTTGGTTATAGTTACGACTTTACTGTTTCTCGTATGGAGGTTTACAATTCTGGTGGCGCCCATGAGCTTTCTATTTCTTATGTATTTCCCGAACGCCGTAAGAAGAAGCCTAAAAAACGTAGAGATATGATTATCCCATGCCCTGACTTTTAA
- a CDS encoding calcium/sodium antiporter, whose amino-acid sequence MTLVWLFTFIVSLYILIKAADYFNLSAEKIGLSFNLSPFVIGVLLVAAGTSLPELVTSIASILKGAPEMVAGNVMGSNVANVFFVLGLASVISGKFIHLNFDFSDIDIQYLTGSAVFLIITCYDQSFNRWEGIVGLIAFAAYLTYLNKAPLPENKKPDHASSKAGLKYYIIFALSLVFLVIGGNYAIESVVNMAAIFKIQEELIAATAIAAGTSLPELFVSLDAFKKNKAELAIGNLAGSCIFNAFAVMGIASLFETLPIEGNIVTIGIPFTVFSSLLFFFTIRDKVINRFEGILYLVFYVLFLAKVLEIF is encoded by the coding sequence ATGACGCTAGTTTGGTTATTTACCTTTATTGTTTCTCTCTATATATTGATTAAAGCAGCCGATTACTTTAATCTCTCCGCTGAGAAAATTGGTCTTTCTTTTAATTTATCACCTTTTGTAATAGGTGTATTGCTAGTTGCTGCAGGGACTTCTTTGCCGGAGCTGGTAACTTCCATTGCTTCAATTTTAAAAGGAGCTCCTGAAATGGTCGCGGGCAATGTAATGGGATCCAATGTCGCCAATGTGTTCTTTGTCTTAGGACTGGCCTCTGTTATAAGCGGCAAATTCATACACCTGAACTTCGACTTCAGTGATATAGACATTCAATACCTTACAGGCTCTGCCGTATTTTTAATCATCACTTGCTATGATCAAAGCTTTAACCGCTGGGAAGGAATAGTTGGGCTAATTGCTTTTGCTGCTTATCTTACCTATTTAAACAAAGCCCCTCTCCCTGAAAACAAGAAGCCAGACCACGCTTCGAGTAAGGCAGGCTTGAAGTACTACATTATTTTTGCACTCAGTCTTGTATTTCTTGTCATAGGCGGCAATTATGCCATAGAGTCTGTGGTTAACATGGCCGCTATCTTTAAAATACAGGAAGAGCTGATAGCTGCTACCGCTATAGCTGCGGGAACTTCCTTGCCGGAGTTATTTGTCAGTTTAGATGCTTTTAAAAAAAACAAAGCAGAATTGGCCATTGGCAATCTGGCAGGTTCATGTATCTTCAATGCTTTTGCTGTCATGGGCATTGCCTCTCTTTTTGAAACACTTCCCATTGAAGGCAATATCGTTACCATTGGAATTCCTTTCACTGTTTTCTCTTCTCTACTTTTCTTCTTCACCATTAGAGACAAGGTAATTAATAGGTTTGAAGGCATTCTTTATCTAGTATTTTATGTCTTGTTCCTAGCCAAAGTCCTGGAAATATTTTAA